The sequence CGCGGCCGAGGTGCTCCATGCAAGCTTGGTACTCACCTGTGTGCCTGGGGCTTTTGCGGGGCCGGCTGCTGCACTCCGGGCATACACGCCCCTGCCGTCCACAGCCGAGGCCGTGCGCACACCGCTGACCCCGTTGGAGGGGTCGTGTGTGGAAGTTCTGCTGGGCGCCGATGAGGTACCAGACGCAGCAGAACTCATCATGGCCCGGGCCTTTCACCTCGCCGGGAAGGACAGCGAAGCGATTGCGCTGGCTACTGCCGCTTTGCGGAGACTTGGCACCTCCTCGGGGCTTACCCCTTGGCTCCGTTTGGTGTGTGCACAGGCGCGGCACGCTCTGGCGCGACGCCTAGTCACTGCGGTGCCCTCTGAGACGATCGACCTCGCATTGGAGGACTATGCTGCGTGCTTGGCTGCGTCTCAGGTGGCAGACGACTCGCTGCGCGCACCTCACCTGTTGTTCAACATCGCGGATCTGCATCGTCTGCGAGGTGACCAAGACCGGGCCGTGGCTGGGTTCGCACGGGCTGCGGTCGGATTCTCGCGAATGAATGCCTGGCGGGAGCAGATCCTCAGCTACGAGGCAATCGAGGAGTACCATCGTTCCCGGCGCGCGTGGTCCCATGCCCGCACAATTCGCGCAGGCATAGTAACCCTGGCGCAGCGCGCCGGCGACGCTCAGACGTTAGGGAATGCCTATGAAGACCTCGGCATGCTTTTCGAGGTGGAAGAGCTCGCGGACAGCGCTCTGGATGCCTACCGTCGGGGTCTGGAGGTCTATCGCCTTGTGGGCAACATCTATGGCACAGCGGAGCTAGAAGGCAAGCTGGGCAAGGTGTTTCGGCGCCTGGGTCAGGCCGACTCTGCTCGTGTCCATTTCATGCGCCAGATCGCTTTGGGCCAGGAGCTGCATAGCGAGCCGCTTCTCGCCAAGGGGCACTTTAACCTTGCGCTCCTCCTGCGGGCGGACAACAAGCCGGATTCGGCATTGGCCCACTTTCAGGCAAGTCTGGAGCAGTTGCGCTTGATCGATGACCTTCCTGGCGTGGCGCGCGCGCTTAACAATCTCGGCGCCATCTATCACGAAACAGGAGACAGCGCTCAGGCTGCTCGCTACTACACCGCAAGCCTGGAGACCGCACGCCAGGCGGAAGAAGAGGTACTGACCATCCGGGCCATGCTCCACCTCGGCGACCTGTGTCGCGACGGGCAGAACTATGGGGAGGCCAACGCGTGGTACGAAAAGGCGCTGGCCTCCGCCCGCAACGCAGGTGACGTTCATGGAGAGGCCCTCTCACTCTTTTCTTTGGGATTGGTGCGAGTGAAAACGGGCAAGATCAGTGATGGCTACCTCCTCCTGGAAAGGGCAGTACGGCTGGGCGAATCGGTGGAGCCGGAAGAGTTTGCCCCCCAGCGAGAATTTCTCCGCCGGCTGCGGCAGATCATCGGCCAGTGAAGGGCGCGCAACGCCTCTGCACACATGTGAACGATTCTTCCCAAATCGCGATGGTCGAACGGCGCAGCAAACTGCATTACAAGTTGGTGGGGTTGATGGACAGGGCGGTGCGCGATTTCGGGCTTATCTGTTCAGGGGATCGGCTTCTTGTGGGGGTCTCAGGCGGCGCTGATTCTTTGAGCTTGCTGTTTTTGCTTGCAGACCGGGCCGCGGTTTATGGCATGAATGTCCAGCTGGTGCCAGCGTATTTGGACATGGGGTTTACGCCTGCAGCAGCACAAAACGTCGAACGCATGGCCGGTTTTTTCTCTCGCGTTGCTCCCACCTTTCATGTCGAAGCAACGCAATTCGGGCCACAGGCGCATCTCCCGGGAGCGAAGAGGAATCCCTGCTTTCTTTGTGCCCGCCTGCGCCGTAAGCGGCTGTTCGAGCTCGCGCAGGCCTACGGGTGCAACAAAATTGCCCTTGGCCACCACAAGGATGACATCATCGAAACCTTTCTGATCAACGTTTTCTACGGTCGCGAGATCAGCACTATGGTGCCGCGCCAGGAAGTCTTTCGAGGTCGATTCCACATCATACGTCCGCTGGCGTACGCGTGGGAGCGCGATTTGAAGGCGCTGGCACGGGAGCAGAAGTTGCCAGTGCTGGAGGAAGGGTGCCCCACCGAGCCCGTCTCCAAGCGGGCCTACGTCAAAGACCTCCTACGACGATTGGAGCACGACCACCGCGGAACCAAGGAGAACATCTTCAAGGCGTTGTGGCGGGTGAAAGAGGCCTATCTTCTTGCCGGGGCGAGCAAAGCCCAGGCTTAGGGGTGGGCAAAGTAGAGAGTGCAAGGACCCCTACACGTGTGGCCATAGAACGCCATCCCACCTACGGCGGAACTACCGGCACCCATCTTTGGTGAGCACGTAAGCGAGGCCGGCGCACACGCTTTGGCGTCCCACCTTTGCTCCGGTCATTGCTTTGGTTGCAGAGCCTCGGAGCTGTGGACGACAAGTTGTGGGCATCCCACCTTGTCAGAGCGGCGATGGAGGGGTGAACGCTCCTCCATCGCCGCTCTCTCGGTGCTTCTTGTGCGGTCCGTCAATCTTTGTCGGTTACTTTACCAGCAGCATCCTCTTGGTGTCCATAAAGTCCCCTGCCTTCATGCGACAGAGGTACACACCGGCGGCCACATGGTTGCCCTGGTCGTCCAACCCATCCCATTGCACCTGGTGCGCCCCTGCTTGCAGGTTCCCGTCGACCAGGGTGCGGATAAGCTGCCCGTTGCTGTTGAAAATGGTGATCGACACCCGTGAGTCCTTTGGCAGCTGAAAATCAATCGTGGTCGACGGGTTAAAGGGGTTGGGGAAGTTGCCCGCTAACAGGAAGCTTTCAATCATTTGTGGCACGACGTTGGTCTGCGGTCTTTCTGGCGGCGAGAACTTGCGCAGTGCATTTGAGGTGCCCGCGAAGCGCAGCAAAATGGCCACCTCCTCAATGAGGAAGCCATCCGTTGATCCGACGAGGTTGATAGTAACCATATTGTTCCCAGGCACTAGGTAGGACAAGCTTAGGGGCAAGTTCGCCGTAGCCGAGCTCAGCCATCCTGGGGAGACGATGTCAGCGGTGAGCGGCACGGGGTTACCTTCGACCTCCACCGCTGCTTCGCCCACATTGTCGATGTCGCGAGCCGTGATAATGAGTTCCGCCTCGGCAGCGGAGGCTGGATCGACCGGGAGGTCGATGACCCAGGTGTACGAGCGCCGCCACGACGGTAACCACAAGAAGAGACGCGGGAGTTCACGTGTTGCGGGGAATACGAACTCCGCCTCCTTCGGCTGGCGGGCGATATCGATGCCTCGGGGGTGCACGTCCCCAAGGTCGATGGTGGTCGCAACGGCAGGTGGCTGCGCGGTATTGTCGATGACCGACACCGTGTTCGAGCCGGTATTAGTCACGTAGGAAAAATTTCCGTCGAATGAATAAACTACATCGGTCGGGAGCGTGCCCACCGCCACCTGGCCGCCGACCACCGGTGCGGCGGGGTTGGTGAGGTCGAGAATAGTGACCATGCCCATAAAGCTGTTAGTCACTTGTGCCGTCTTGCCATCGGGCGCTATGGCGATAGAGGTCGGAGTGGTGAGGGCTCCCAACTCTAGAGTGGCCACGACCGCAGGAGGTGTCGCCTGTAGGTCGAGGACCATTACCGCGCCTGCACTCGTGTTGGTGATGTACGCGTACTGACCTTCAGGGTGCACAGCAACGGCCGCAGGCGTTCCACCCAGCGCTACGCTGCCCTGGATGGTGTGAGTCGCAGCATCGATGATCGTGACCGTGCCACCCGCCGCGTCACCCACTGCCGGGTTGGCCACCAATACCCTTGAGCCATCGGGTGTGAAGGCCAACCCCAAGGGCGCCACCTCCGTCGGGATCTCGTGGAAGACCGTGTGGTCCTTGGTCGCGATGACCGAAATGTACTCAGTCTGCTGATAACCGGAGAGTGAGCAACTCACGTAGACGAAGGCACCGTCTGGGCTGATGGCCATTTCCGTGGGGCCGTGGCGAACCTGGAGCACAGCCTCAATTCGCTGCAGTACCATGTTCACCACATATACCTGGTGCGTTGCCGCGCTGCTCACGTAGGCCCAGAGGCCATCGGGTGTGACCTTTACGTCAAAGGGGACGACCCCGTAGGTGCGGGATGCAGGGTCGAATACTGGAATGGTAGCGATGAGGGTGTTGTTCGTCAGGTCAATGAGCTGGACAACTCCGCCTTCCGCGCCGGCCACCACGGCGATGGGGCCTGCCGGCTGCGGGGCAGTCAGTCCCAATGACGCCACCGCACCAAGCAGCAGCGTCGCCAGTAGCCACTGTCTTTTGCTTCGCATTCTTGCCTCCTGGCAATAAGTGAGTGAAACACCGAACGGGAGCCCCGCCGACCTCGGCCGCCGGGGCCGAGCCGGAACTGCACTCCTCGTTCACCTTTCCGCAGCGCGCACATCGCGAACGCTTGCCTGCGGTACCAACTCTGAACTCACATGGTCAGGGCCCTCCTTTGTTCGTGCGATCACCTCTGTTTTCTCACACCCCGCGTGGACTCCTTACAGCATGGTGCCACAGCCGAGCGAGATTAAGCGAGGCATCATGTATACTGTGGTCGGACCTGGGCCGGCACCGGAAGGGGAGTGAAAGTCCCAGGTAATGTCGTAGACATTCCGTGCATTCGTCACATTGAACACCTCGATGTACAGCGAGACCTGTTTACGGATTGGAAGGCAGAGGGAATAACTGACCTTTATGTCGAGTCGGCTGTATGGGGCGAATCTATTGAATTTGCCACTTGTCCGTCCGCCCTTCAGTTGCGGTCTGCCGCTGGCATAGTTCCACCCAAGCCCTGCCACCAGGCCCCGCGTAACGTTCGCTTCTACACGGGTCACAAAGGTATGCGGACGCTCCCAGGCAACAGGGGTCCAGGTGGTGTTCCCGACCCGTCGATAGCGGGAGCGGGTTGCGGCATAGTGCACGTGGCAGGTCAGAGGGAAGGAGGGGGAAGCCGGTCTGTCCAGAGACAACTCCAGTCCGGCCGCGTAGCCTTCACCACAATTGCAGGCTCGGTAGAGTATCCGGTCACGCGGCACGAGTAGGCGTGAATAGGACTTATAGTACCCCGTAATCTTGCCTACCCCAACATTGGGCCATTCCTTCTCCCCACCAACGATGTAGTGTGTCGCTTTCTCCGCCTTTAACCAAGGGGCTACGTCAGCGATAATGACAGGCTCATTTCGCGAGATAGTAGACAAGAGGGAGGGAAACTGGTAAAAGTCTCCGTAGGCAGCAAACACTCTGCTTTGTTGG comes from candidate division KSB1 bacterium and encodes:
- a CDS encoding tetratricopeptide repeat protein encodes the protein MDKKTKHSLIVAGLLGICSGSVLAQHGLGVVFVPEVRGVAEAVPGAVADSIVAHARARLQTAPGLALFEPWANQQALRPTVDRRWGLCAPPAADSLVKASGAAAMVHLRVEVHDSLLEYDCAAIEPASGVAIGTERGELVLSDGYQGSLELVDEAIDRLSARLLSEITPYGYPFPEDQVGLLIVAADSSDFCLSLHKAIDESVAHGGLESLKRKVLWNCLGRDVGEARHAAEVLHASLVLTCVPGAFAGPAAALRAYTPLPSTAEAVRTPLTPLEGSCVEVLLGADEVPDAAELIMARAFHLAGKDSEAIALATAALRRLGTSSGLTPWLRLVCAQARHALARRLVTAVPSETIDLALEDYAACLAASQVADDSLRAPHLLFNIADLHRLRGDQDRAVAGFARAAVGFSRMNAWREQILSYEAIEEYHRSRRAWSHARTIRAGIVTLAQRAGDAQTLGNAYEDLGMLFEVEELADSALDAYRRGLEVYRLVGNIYGTAELEGKLGKVFRRLGQADSARVHFMRQIALGQELHSEPLLAKGHFNLALLLRADNKPDSALAHFQASLEQLRLIDDLPGVARALNNLGAIYHETGDSAQAARYYTASLETARQAEEEVLTIRAMLHLGDLCRDGQNYGEANAWYEKALASARNAGDVHGEALSLFSLGLVRVKTGKISDGYLLLERAVRLGESVEPEEFAPQREFLRRLRQIIGQ
- a CDS encoding tRNA 2-thiocytidine(32) synthetase TtcA, giving the protein MDRAVRDFGLICSGDRLLVGVSGGADSLSLLFLLADRAAVYGMNVQLVPAYLDMGFTPAAAQNVERMAGFFSRVAPTFHVEATQFGPQAHLPGAKRNPCFLCARLRRKRLFELAQAYGCNKIALGHHKDDIIETFLINVFYGREISTMVPRQEVFRGRFHIIRPLAYAWERDLKALAREQKLPVLEEGCPTEPVSKRAYVKDLLRRLEHDHRGTKENIFKALWRVKEAYLLAGASKAQA
- a CDS encoding T9SS type A sorting domain-containing protein encodes the protein MRSKRQWLLATLLLGAVASLGLTAPQPAGPIAVVAGAEGGVVQLIDLTNNTLIATIPVFDPASRTYGVVPFDVKVTPDGLWAYVSSAATHQVYVVNMVLQRIEAVLQVRHGPTEMAISPDGAFVYVSCSLSGYQQTEYISVIATKDHTVFHEIPTEVAPLGLAFTPDGSRVLVANPAVGDAAGGTVTIIDAATHTIQGSVALGGTPAAVAVHPEGQYAYITNTSAGAVMVLDLQATPPAVVATLELGALTTPTSIAIAPDGKTAQVTNSFMGMVTILDLTNPAAPVVGGQVAVGTLPTDVVYSFDGNFSYVTNTGSNTVSVIDNTAQPPAVATTIDLGDVHPRGIDIARQPKEAEFVFPATRELPRLFLWLPSWRRSYTWVIDLPVDPASAAEAELIITARDIDNVGEAAVEVEGNPVPLTADIVSPGWLSSATANLPLSLSYLVPGNNMVTINLVGSTDGFLIEEVAILLRFAGTSNALRKFSPPERPQTNVVPQMIESFLLAGNFPNPFNPSTTIDFQLPKDSRVSITIFNSNGQLIRTLVDGNLQAGAHQVQWDGLDDQGNHVAAGVYLCRMKAGDFMDTKRMLLVK